A genomic window from Candidatus Thiocaldithrix dubininis includes:
- a CDS encoding NADP-dependent malic enzyme, with the protein MADDLNQAALDYHRYPNPGKLEVTPTKNMVNQRDLALAYSPGVAAASMAIAEDPSKAADYTTRGNLVAVISNGTAVLGLGAIGALASKPVMEGKAVLFKKFAGVNAFDIEMDTTDVDRLVDAISLLEPTFGGINLEDIKAPECFEVEKRLKAKMKIPVFHDDQHGTAICVAAAIRNGLRVAGKNIEDVKLVCSGAGAAAIACLNLLVEMGLKKENITVNDRFGIIYKGRVEEMNPYNSAYAIDTEARSLDDVMDGVDIFLGLSAPRVLKQDHVRRMAENPLILALANPEPEIRPELVYEVRQDAIMATGRSDYPNQVNNVLCFPFLFRGALDVGATEINEAMKIAVVEAIGDLAMREASDVVVSAYGGAEFHFGREYLIPKPFDPRLMTIIPPRVAKAAMDSGVATRPIQDWEAYERQLESFVFRSGMTMKPVFDLAKTNPQRIVFAEGESQRVINAVQILVDDGICRPILLGDPANIQRNIDSYGLRLRVGEHIQVIDPRNNPNYQKHVDEYYQVMCRKGVTPAYARRMITSRTTQLAATMVRCGDADAMICGVEGNFISHLHYVRDLIGARPGLIDLAAVTMLILKKGTYFLTDTHVGIDPSPEQLASNAVLTANMIKRFGMEPKVALLSHSNFGSRMTPHSEKMRQTLQLLREQQPDLLVEGEMHADAALSQEIRDRLFKSSAFEGEANILVCPNLDSANIAYNMTKMLADGLPVGPILVGTNYPAHILTESTTVRGIVNMAAFASVEAMARKS; encoded by the coding sequence ATGGCAGATGATTTAAACCAAGCCGCATTGGATTACCATCGTTATCCCAATCCCGGCAAATTAGAAGTGACGCCGACGAAAAATATGGTTAACCAGCGTGACCTGGCGTTGGCTTATTCACCGGGAGTCGCCGCCGCCAGTATGGCAATTGCCGAAGACCCTAGCAAAGCGGCGGATTACACCACGCGTGGTAATTTAGTGGCGGTTATATCCAATGGCACAGCCGTATTAGGCTTAGGTGCAATTGGCGCGCTGGCTTCTAAACCAGTCATGGAAGGTAAAGCGGTCTTATTTAAAAAATTCGCAGGCGTAAATGCATTCGATATTGAAATGGATACCACCGATGTTGATCGTCTAGTAGACGCGATTAGCCTATTAGAGCCAACCTTTGGCGGTATTAATCTGGAAGATATTAAAGCGCCGGAATGCTTTGAGGTGGAAAAACGCCTAAAAGCCAAAATGAAAATTCCGGTGTTTCACGACGACCAACACGGTACTGCAATCTGTGTAGCTGCTGCAATTCGCAATGGTTTACGCGTCGCGGGCAAAAATATTGAAGACGTTAAATTAGTATGTTCCGGAGCGGGCGCAGCCGCTATTGCTTGTTTAAACCTATTAGTCGAAATGGGGTTAAAGAAGGAAAATATTACGGTTAACGACCGCTTTGGCATTATTTACAAAGGTCGAGTAGAGGAAATGAATCCCTATAACTCGGCTTATGCCATTGATACCGAAGCACGTAGCCTAGACGATGTAATGGACGGCGTGGATATTTTCTTAGGCTTATCCGCTCCTCGCGTGCTAAAGCAAGACCATGTTAGACGGATGGCGGAAAACCCACTGATTCTAGCCTTAGCCAATCCAGAACCGGAAATTCGCCCTGAGTTGGTATATGAAGTACGGCAAGATGCGATTATGGCAACGGGACGTAGTGATTATCCCAATCAAGTTAATAATGTCTTATGCTTCCCTTTTCTATTTCGGGGTGCATTAGATGTGGGTGCGACCGAAATTAACGAAGCCATGAAAATTGCGGTAGTTGAAGCGATTGGCGATTTAGCCATGCGTGAAGCTTCAGATGTGGTGGTATCGGCTTATGGTGGTGCAGAATTCCATTTTGGGCGCGAATATTTAATCCCTAAACCGTTTGATCCACGCTTAATGACCATTATTCCACCGCGTGTGGCTAAAGCCGCAATGGATAGCGGGGTGGCAACCCGTCCGATTCAAGATTGGGAAGCCTATGAACGGCAATTAGAAAGCTTTGTTTTCCGTTCAGGTATGACCATGAAGCCAGTATTTGATCTGGCGAAAACCAATCCACAACGTATTGTATTTGCGGAAGGCGAATCACAACGCGTGATCAATGCCGTACAAATTTTGGTAGATGACGGCATTTGTCGCCCGATATTATTAGGCGATCCGGCAAATATTCAACGTAATATTGATAGCTATGGTTTACGTTTACGGGTGGGCGAGCATATCCAAGTAATAGACCCTCGTAATAATCCCAACTATCAAAAACACGTTGATGAATATTACCAAGTTATGTGTCGCAAGGGCGTAACGCCAGCTTATGCGCGTCGTATGATTACATCACGCACCACGCAATTAGCCGCAACGATGGTGCGTTGTGGTGATGCAGATGCCATGATTTGTGGGGTTGAAGGCAACTTTATTTCCCACCTGCATTATGTGCGGGATTTGATTGGGGCACGTCCGGGCTTAATTGATTTAGCCGCTGTTACTATGCTGATTCTGAAAAAAGGCACGTACTTCTTAACCGATACGCATGTGGGAATAGACCCTAGCCCTGAACAATTAGCCAGTAATGCCGTCTTAACCGCTAATATGATTAAACGCTTCGGCATGGAACCCAAAGTAGCCTTATTATCGCATTCTAATTTTGGTAGTCGTATGACACCTCATTCCGAGAAAATGCGGCAAACCCTACAATTATTGCGCGAACAACAACCAGATTTATTAGTCGAAGGCGAAATGCATGCCGATGCAGCACTTTCGCAAGAAATTCGGGATCGTTTATTTAAAAGTTCAGCCTTTGAAGGTGAAGCCAATATTCTAGTTTGTCCGAACTTAGACTCAGCGAATATTGCCTATAATATGACCAAAATGTTGGCGGACGGTCTGCCGGTTGGCCCGATTTTGGTAGGCACTAACTACCCTGCACATATTTTAACCGAAAGTACCACGGTACGCGGCATTGTGAATATGGCAGCATTCGCCAGTGTAGAAGCAATGGCACGTAAGAGTTAA
- a CDS encoding chalcone isomerase family protein, with translation MRLFSRWWLIFILFIPLVVNSADYFPNEQLFSGQKLVLNGKGVRTKAVFALYTAGLYLTEKNNNSSTILNSDDPMALRIEITSAMITSENMAEAVREGFKKSSTDLPALKSQIEQLIAAFKQKIHKGDVYDFITDGDVIHILKNGSVLTTIEGAEFKQAFFGIWLGKSPVQASLKKALLAG, from the coding sequence ATGCGTCTCTTTTCTAGGTGGTGGTTAATATTTATACTATTTATCCCACTGGTTGTGAATTCGGCTGATTATTTTCCAAATGAGCAGCTATTCAGCGGACAAAAATTAGTACTTAATGGCAAAGGCGTTCGGACTAAGGCAGTGTTCGCACTTTATACAGCAGGGCTGTATTTAACTGAAAAAAACAATAATTCTAGCACCATTCTCAATTCAGACGATCCAATGGCTCTACGCATTGAAATTACGTCTGCCATGATTACTAGCGAAAATATGGCAGAAGCTGTAAGAGAGGGGTTCAAAAAATCATCCACTGATTTGCCCGCTCTTAAAAGTCAAATAGAGCAACTCATCGCTGCCTTTAAACAAAAAATACATAAAGGCGATGTATATGATTTCATAACAGATGGCGATGTAATCCACATACTAAAAAATGGCAGCGTATTAACCACTATTGAAGGCGCGGAGTTTAAGCAAGCGTTTTTCGGTATTTGGTTAGGGAAAAGTCCTGTACAAGCCAGTCTCAAAAAAGCCTTACTAGCGGGCTAA
- the bioD gene encoding dethiobiotin synthase — MQTKPSMDKQTWLTNICQYSGLFITGTDTGIGKTWVGKQLIQALKQQGRRIDARKPVESGWQSDIKQTDAWQLAQAAENPLEHVCHYRLAAPLAPPRAATLENLRLTLGDLSKACYAHHEQPHLLYVEGAGGFYSPIAHDGLNADLAQKLNLPIILISENRLGCINHILLIAEAIAQRQLILAGVILNTIQPIPNTMDNATDLANYLTTPIIVW, encoded by the coding sequence ATGCAAACAAAACCCAGCATGGATAAACAGACTTGGCTAACCAATATTTGTCAATATTCCGGTTTATTTATAACTGGAACTGATACCGGTATTGGCAAAACATGGGTCGGAAAACAGCTAATTCAAGCTTTAAAACAACAAGGTAGACGCATTGATGCGCGTAAGCCTGTTGAATCAGGTTGGCAATCTGATATTAAGCAAACTGATGCTTGGCAATTAGCGCAAGCGGCTGAAAATCCACTGGAACATGTCTGTCATTATCGTCTAGCAGCCCCCCTTGCGCCCCCACGCGCCGCCACTTTAGAGAACCTAAGGCTAACCCTAGGTGATTTAAGTAAAGCCTGTTATGCCCACCATGAACAACCCCATTTACTGTACGTGGAAGGTGCAGGCGGTTTTTATTCGCCGATTGCGCACGACGGCTTGAATGCCGATTTAGCTCAGAAACTTAACCTACCGATTATTTTAATAAGCGAAAATCGGCTCGGTTGCATCAATCATATATTATTAATTGCCGAAGCAATTGCACAACGGCAACTAATATTGGCTGGTGTAATTCTAAACACTATCCAACCGATACCCAACACAATGGATAATGCAACCGATTTAGCCAATTATTTAACGACGCCTATTATCGTTTGGTAA
- a CDS encoding PilT/PilU family type 4a pilus ATPase has product MNMPAASANPAPISVESELRIAPLLQMMVKQNASDLYLTTGAHASIKVRGKLRRISREPMKPGNIMQLITEIISDTEMEAFLHKRELNKGFSLRGVGRFRMNFYFQRGEASMVVRHIRSDIRDPDVLRLPQVLKDLVMRKEGLILFVGSTGSGKSTSMASLIQYRNERHCGHILTIEDPIEYTFRHGQSIIGQREVGFDTLSYNNAMREAMREAPDLIMIGEIRDTETMEAVLGFADTGHLVISTLHATNVTQALERILYLFPSENKHRVLMDLSLNLRGIVAQRLIPDEQDGLHLAAEVLVNTPYMAELIRKGEFGELKDIVAKGVSDGMQTFDQSLYQLYSDGKISKNVALEFAGSRNDLEWQINFGAQQNLNTAQKASKSELPALM; this is encoded by the coding sequence ATGAATATGCCAGCCGCTTCTGCTAATCCAGCGCCTATTAGTGTGGAATCTGAATTACGCATTGCACCGTTATTGCAAATGATGGTGAAGCAAAATGCCTCAGATTTATACCTAACAACAGGGGCACATGCTTCGATTAAAGTACGCGGCAAATTACGGCGTATTAGCCGTGAACCCATGAAGCCCGGCAATATTATGCAACTGATTACGGAGATTATCAGTGACACCGAAATGGAAGCATTTTTACATAAGCGTGAATTGAACAAGGGGTTTTCATTGCGGGGTGTTGGACGTTTTCGCATGAACTTTTATTTTCAGCGCGGCGAAGCGTCAATGGTGGTACGGCATATTCGTTCGGATATTCGTGATCCGGATGTTTTACGTTTGCCGCAAGTCTTGAAAGATTTAGTCATGCGTAAGGAAGGCTTGATTTTGTTTGTCGGTTCGACAGGATCGGGTAAATCCACGTCAATGGCCTCTTTAATTCAATATCGTAATGAACGGCATTGTGGACATATTTTGACGATTGAAGACCCAATTGAATACACCTTTAGACACGGGCAGTCGATTATTGGGCAGCGTGAAGTGGGTTTTGATACCTTGAGTTATAACAATGCGATGCGTGAGGCTATGCGGGAAGCACCGGATTTAATCATGATTGGTGAGATTCGTGATACCGAAACAATGGAAGCTGTTTTGGGCTTTGCAGACACCGGGCATTTAGTCATTTCCACGCTACACGCAACTAATGTAACGCAAGCCTTAGAGCGTATTTTGTATTTATTTCCCTCTGAAAATAAACATCGTGTCTTAATGGACTTATCGCTCAACTTACGCGGGATTGTTGCGCAGCGTTTGATTCCCGATGAACAAGACGGCTTACATTTAGCGGCAGAAGTCTTGGTTAATACACCGTATATGGCGGAATTGATTCGTAAGGGGGAATTTGGCGAGTTAAAAGATATTGTCGCAAAAGGTGTAAGTGATGGTATGCAAACCTTTGACCAATCGCTATATCAGTTATACAGCGACGGCAAAATTAGCAAAAACGTTGCTTTAGAATTTGCAGGTTCACGCAATGATTTAGAATGGCAAATTAACTTTGGCGCACAACAAAATTTAAATACTGCGCAAAAAGCCAGTAAATCGGAGTTACCGGCATTAATGTAA
- a CDS encoding PilT/PilU family type 4a pilus ATPase — translation MDRDAAVGYVHKLLASMLDKRGSDLYITADAAPSVKVDSELMPLTNQALNESSARLLVRSIMNDRQLKQFEETMECNFSISLPGKARFRVNAFTQRGCAGMVLRHIPTTIPDFKQLGLPPIMRDLVMTKRGLIIMVGATGSGKSTSLAAMIDYRNTNSKGHIITIEDPIEFVHPHKGCLITQREIGVDTANYEIAMKNTLRQAPDVILLGEIRDREAMDYAVAYAETGHLCLSTLHANSASQALDRIINFFPEERRNQLLMDLSLNLKAVVSQRLVRKATDDGRVAAIEVMINTPLMADLILKGDVPGMKELTAKSREHGMRTFDQALFDLIETRQITVQEGLRHADSQNDLRLKLKLESRFSKDNDFFKGLDHMTIEPLEHQR, via the coding sequence ATGGATAGGGATGCTGCTGTTGGCTATGTACATAAATTATTAGCTTCTATGTTGGACAAGCGCGGCTCGGATTTGTATATCACAGCCGACGCCGCGCCCTCTGTTAAGGTTGACAGCGAATTAATGCCGTTAACCAATCAAGCCTTAAATGAAAGCAGTGCGCGTTTATTGGTACGTTCGATTATGAATGACCGCCAATTGAAGCAATTTGAGGAAACAATGGAATGTAACTTTTCCATTAGTTTGCCGGGCAAAGCACGCTTTCGGGTAAATGCCTTCACGCAGCGCGGTTGTGCAGGCATGGTGTTGCGGCATATTCCCACCACGATTCCCGATTTTAAACAATTGGGCTTGCCGCCGATTATGCGTGATTTAGTTATGACTAAGCGCGGTTTGATTATTATGGTGGGAGCAACGGGTTCGGGTAAATCGACCAGCCTTGCAGCCATGATTGATTACCGTAATACCAACTCTAAAGGGCATATTATTACGATTGAAGACCCGATTGAGTTTGTACATCCGCATAAAGGTTGTTTAATTACCCAGCGTGAAATTGGCGTGGATACTGCCAACTACGAAATCGCTATGAAAAACACCTTACGCCAAGCACCAGATGTAATTTTATTGGGTGAAATTCGAGACCGTGAAGCTATGGATTATGCGGTGGCTTATGCGGAAACGGGGCACTTGTGCTTATCCACTTTGCACGCGAATAGTGCCAGCCAAGCACTCGACCGGATTATTAACTTTTTTCCAGAAGAACGCCGTAACCAATTGTTAATGGATTTATCGCTAAATCTAAAAGCAGTGGTGTCACAACGGTTGGTACGTAAAGCCACCGATGATGGGCGGGTTGCCGCCATTGAAGTCATGATTAATACCCCTTTAATGGCAGACTTAATTCTGAAGGGCGATGTGCCGGGTATGAAAGAGCTGACAGCGAAATCGCGTGAACACGGTATGCGCACGTTCGACCAAGCCTTGTTTGATTTAATTGAAACACGGCAAATTACTGTGCAAGAAGGCTTACGGCATGCCGATTCGCAAAATGATTTACGTTTGAAACTGAAATTGGAAAGCCGCTTTAGTAAGGATAATGATTTCTTCAAAGGGCTGGATCATATGACAATTGAACCCTTGGAGCATCAACGATGA
- a CDS encoding type IV pilus twitching motility protein PilT: protein MDITQLLAFGVKNGASDLHLSGGMPPMIRVDGEMRKINLPTLDHKQVHALVYDIMNDHQRKNYEENWEGDFSFEIPGVARFRVNAFNQNRGAGAVFRTIPSKVLTLEQLNAPGIFRQIAENPRGLVLVTGPTGSGKSTTLAAMLDYKNDTDYGHILTIEDPIEFVHQSKKSLVNQREVHRDTKGFEAALRSALREDPDTILVGEMRDLETIRLALTAAETGHLVFGTLHTTSAPKTIDRIVDVFPAAEKEMVRAMLSESLQAVISQTLLKKKGGGRVAAHEILIGTRAIRNLIRENKIAQMRSAMQTGQADGMQTLDQSLKGLIMKGLVDKNDAKRKADNPDSLN, encoded by the coding sequence ATGGATATTACCCAACTCTTGGCCTTTGGTGTCAAAAATGGCGCATCTGACTTGCATTTGTCGGGTGGTATGCCGCCGATGATTCGGGTTGACGGTGAAATGCGCAAAATCAACTTACCTACCTTGGATCATAAACAAGTACACGCGTTGGTGTACGACATTATGAACGATCATCAGCGTAAGAATTATGAAGAAAATTGGGAAGGCGACTTTTCGTTTGAAATTCCGGGTGTCGCCCGTTTCCGGGTAAACGCCTTTAACCAAAATCGCGGTGCTGGCGCAGTCTTTCGTACTATCCCCTCTAAAGTTTTAACCTTAGAACAATTAAATGCACCGGGCATCTTTCGGCAAATTGCGGAAAACCCGCGTGGTTTAGTATTGGTAACCGGCCCTACAGGTTCGGGTAAATCCACCACTTTAGCCGCGATGCTAGATTACAAAAATGATACAGATTATGGGCATATTCTGACCATTGAAGACCCAATTGAATTTGTGCATCAAAGTAAAAAAAGCTTAGTCAACCAACGCGAAGTACACCGCGATACTAAAGGCTTTGAAGCTGCCTTACGTTCTGCTTTGCGGGAAGACCCAGATACCATTCTAGTGGGCGAGATGCGTGACTTGGAAACCATTCGGCTGGCTCTAACGGCTGCGGAAACCGGGCACTTAGTGTTTGGGACTTTGCATACGACGAGTGCGCCTAAAACCATTGACCGGATTGTAGACGTATTTCCCGCAGCGGAAAAAGAAATGGTGCGGGCGATGTTATCCGAATCATTACAAGCGGTTATTTCGCAAACGTTATTAAAGAAGAAAGGAGGCGGTCGGGTAGCCGCGCATGAAATTCTGATTGGAACACGCGCTATCCGTAACTTAATTCGCGAGAATAAAATCGCGCAAATGCGTTCTGCCATGCAAACCGGGCAAGCCGATGGTATGCAAACCCTCGACCAGTCCTTGAAAGGTTTAATCATGAAGGGCTTAGTCGATAAAAACGATGCTAAGCGTAAAGCCGACAATCCGGATTCATTAAACTAG
- a CDS encoding YggS family pyridoxal phosphate-dependent enzyme has translation MTIRDNLQTIGERIQQAAQRFHRPVDSVQLLAVSKKQPSDAIAEAYAAGQRLFGENYAQEMAEKAQVLNNLAIEWHFIGPIQSNKTKLIAQTAAWVHSIENLKIAQRLNEQIPAEKAPLNVCIQVNISHETSKSGLAAHEVLALAQQIANLPNLRLRGLMAIPAPETDFSQQCAVFAQLRQLQQQLTQQGFHLDTLSMGMSDDMEAAIAEGATIVRIGTAIFGARQSF, from the coding sequence ATGACAATCCGTGACAATCTCCAGACAATCGGCGAGCGCATTCAGCAAGCCGCACAACGCTTTCATCGCCCTGTAGATAGCGTGCAATTATTAGCCGTTAGTAAAAAACAACCCAGCGATGCGATTGCCGAAGCTTATGCGGCGGGGCAACGTTTATTCGGGGAAAATTATGCACAAGAAATGGCAGAAAAGGCGCAGGTCTTGAACAATTTAGCCATTGAATGGCATTTCATCGGTCCAATTCAGTCCAATAAAACCAAATTAATTGCGCAAACCGCTGCATGGGTACATTCGATTGAAAATCTAAAAATTGCACAACGCTTAAATGAGCAAATACCGGCTGAAAAAGCGCCGTTAAATGTGTGTATTCAAGTCAATATTAGTCATGAAACCAGCAAATCTGGCTTGGCTGCTCATGAAGTGTTGGCATTAGCGCAGCAAATAGCAAATTTACCGAATTTACGCCTACGCGGTTTAATGGCAATTCCCGCACCTGAAACAGACTTTAGCCAACAATGCGCGGTGTTTGCGCAATTGCGGCAATTACAACAGCAACTCACTCAGCAAGGTTTCCATTTAGACACTTTATCAATGGGGATGAGCGATGATATGGAAGCCGCCATTGCCGAAGGCGCGACCATTGTGCGCATTGGCACGGCTATTTTCGGTGCACGCCAATCATTTTAA
- a CDS encoding DUF4080 domain-containing protein, with protein sequence MPKIVLATLNARYMHASLGLRYLYANLAALRVDSEMMEFTIAMRPLEIAEQILAKNPEIVGLAVYIWNITESEQLVELIKTLRPALKIVLGGPEVSYETERHKISHIADYVIKGAGEISFRRLCEQLLNHELPIEKFIQGEVAPLAQLSLPYDYYTEHDIQNRAIYVEASRGCPFKCEFCLSALDKTAYPFELSQFLQEMDKLWQRGLRQFKFVDRTFNLKIATTIAILDFFLQRLDAQTFLHFELIPDHLPDALKQRIKLFPAGALQFEIGIQTFNPEVQTLISRKQDNDKSAENIRWLVTESHAHLHTDLIFGLPGEDLASFAEGFNKLYALKPHEIQLGILKRLRGTPIVRHTEAFKMIYNPQPPYNILQTDCIDFNTMQAMNRFARFWDMIANSGRFNHSLGLLLADDPFARFWALSQYLYQHSQQTHQIALPRLFVLIHQAGLVQLQLPQAEFEAALIEDYALTGQKGKIPFLSQAENGQELTVRSVRNQRQLKHLQP encoded by the coding sequence ATGCCGAAAATAGTCCTTGCAACGCTAAATGCACGTTATATGCATGCGTCTTTGGGGCTTCGCTACCTCTACGCAAACCTTGCTGCACTGCGTGTTGACAGCGAAATGATGGAATTTACGATTGCTATGCGACCGTTAGAGATTGCTGAACAAATTTTAGCTAAAAATCCAGAAATTGTGGGCTTGGCTGTCTATATTTGGAACATTACGGAAAGCGAGCAATTAGTAGAACTTATTAAGACGTTGCGCCCAGCACTGAAAATTGTGCTCGGTGGTCCTGAAGTCAGTTATGAAACAGAACGCCATAAAATTAGCCATATTGCGGATTATGTAATCAAAGGGGCAGGTGAGATTAGCTTTAGGCGTTTGTGTGAACAATTGCTCAATCATGAATTGCCCATAGAAAAATTTATTCAAGGCGAAGTTGCCCCGTTGGCGCAATTGTCGTTACCGTATGACTATTATACAGAGCATGATATTCAAAACCGTGCCATTTATGTGGAGGCTTCCCGAGGTTGTCCGTTTAAATGTGAGTTTTGCCTATCTGCATTAGATAAAACCGCTTACCCCTTTGAACTGAGCCAATTCTTACAAGAAATGGATAAGTTGTGGCAGCGTGGTTTACGCCAGTTTAAATTTGTGGATCGTACCTTTAACTTAAAAATTGCCACGACCATTGCAATTTTAGATTTCTTTTTACAACGCTTAGATGCACAAACATTTTTACATTTTGAATTAATTCCTGATCATTTACCGGATGCCTTAAAACAGCGTATCAAACTATTTCCAGCGGGTGCATTGCAGTTTGAAATTGGTATTCAAACGTTTAATCCTGAGGTGCAAACTTTAATTAGTCGTAAGCAAGATAATGACAAATCAGCAGAGAATATTCGCTGGTTAGTGACGGAATCTCATGCGCATTTACATACGGATTTAATTTTTGGTTTGCCGGGTGAAGATTTAGCGAGTTTTGCTGAGGGTTTTAATAAACTCTACGCCTTAAAACCACATGAAATTCAATTGGGTATCTTAAAGCGACTACGCGGTACGCCGATTGTGCGCCACACGGAAGCGTTTAAGATGATTTACAATCCACAGCCACCATATAATATTTTACAAACCGACTGTATTGATTTTAATACGATGCAAGCAATGAATCGTTTTGCGCGTTTCTGGGATATGATTGCTAATTCTGGACGTTTTAATCATAGCTTAGGCTTGTTATTAGCAGACGATCCCTTTGCTCGGTTTTGGGCATTAAGTCAGTATTTATATCAGCATTCGCAACAAACCCACCAGATTGCGTTGCCGCGTTTGTTTGTATTAATTCATCAGGCTGGTTTAGTACAATTGCAGCTTCCCCAAGCGGAGTTTGAAGCCGCTTTAATTGAGGACTACGCTTTAACCGGACAGAAAGGCAAAATCCCGTTTTTAAGCCAAGCCGAAAACGGGCAGGAACTTACGGTGCGCAGTGTGCGTAATCAACGTCAATTAAAGCATTTGCAGCCTTAA
- a CDS encoding NAD(P)/FAD-dependent oxidoreductase, with amino-acid sequence MQTPSNSYDVIIIGAGAAGLMCAAQAGYRGRRVLLLEKAEKIGKKILIAGGGRCNFTNLQTQASAYLSNNHHFCKSALSRFTPQDFLALMQTYGLSWTEKTLGQLFCDQKSTAIVDLLWQECQTAQVSLQLNSPVQQLQRLEQGFEVETSQARYTAPHVVIATGGPSIPKMGASDIALSLAKQFGISNIPFKPALVPLTLSAELLQGLLQGLAGISLDVIVRCGTASFREAMLITHRGLSGPAILQISSYWQAGQAIEINLLPNVQASTWLIALAQQRPKVELKTVLADVLPSRLAQRFCERLFHNQALGQYNHKQLQQIGEQLNQWHIVPSGTEGMRTAEVSLGGVNTDELSSKTFEAKKVAGLYFIGESVDVTGWLGGYNLQWAWASGWCAGQYV; translated from the coding sequence ATGCAAACCCCAAGCAACTCATATGATGTCATTATTATTGGCGCAGGCGCGGCTGGCTTAATGTGCGCAGCGCAAGCCGGTTACCGTGGGCGCAGGGTTTTACTTTTAGAAAAAGCTGAAAAAATCGGTAAAAAAATTCTGATAGCAGGCGGTGGGCGTTGCAACTTCACAAATCTACAGACACAAGCTTCTGCTTATCTTTCTAACAATCATCATTTCTGTAAATCGGCTTTATCACGTTTTACCCCCCAAGATTTTTTGGCATTAATGCAAACCTATGGTTTAAGTTGGACAGAAAAAACCTTAGGGCAATTATTTTGCGATCAAAAATCCACGGCGATTGTCGATTTACTGTGGCAAGAGTGCCAAACCGCCCAAGTCAGTCTGCAATTAAATAGCCCCGTACAACAGTTACAAAGGCTTGAGCAAGGCTTTGAGGTTGAAACCTCGCAAGCCCGCTATACCGCACCGCATGTCGTCATTGCCACTGGTGGCCCGTCTATTCCTAAAATGGGCGCAAGCGATATTGCCTTAAGCCTTGCCAAACAATTTGGTATCAGCAATATTCCCTTTAAACCTGCATTAGTGCCGTTAACCTTGTCCGCCGAATTACTACAAGGCTTATTGCAAGGTCTAGCAGGCATTAGTTTAGACGTGATCGTGCGTTGTGGTACAGCGTCGTTTCGTGAAGCCATGTTGATTACACATCGCGGCTTGAGTGGTCCTGCTATTTTGCAGATTTCCTCTTATTGGCAAGCAGGTCAAGCCATTGAAATTAATTTACTACCGAATGTGCAAGCCAGCACTTGGTTAATAGCGCTTGCCCAGCAACGCCCCAAGGTAGAACTAAAAACGGTATTAGCCGACGTACTGCCCTCACGTTTAGCTCAACGCTTCTGTGAAAGACTATTCCATAATCAAGCGTTAGGACAGTACAACCATAAGCAATTACAACAAATTGGCGAACAATTGAATCAGTGGCACATTGTGCCGAGTGGTACAGAAGGTATGCGTACCGCAGAAGTGAGTTTAGGCGGCGTTAATACAGACGAGCTATCCTCCAAAACCTTTGAAGCGAAGAAAGTCGCAGGGCTTTATTTCATTGGCGAGAGTGTGGATGTTACTGGCTGGTTAGGCGGTTATAACTTGCAGTGGGCATGGGCTTCGGGTTGGTGTGCAGGTCAATATGTTTGA
- a CDS encoding TusE/DsrC/DsvC family sulfur relay protein, whose protein sequence is MSIVLPARDGDGYLVSMADWTPEIGQAMAQADGVELTDEKWEQIQKAREYYDDHGVVPPIRKFAKYLEMDQKELFKQWNTGPMKPITKYGGLPKPTGCV, encoded by the coding sequence ATGAGTATAGTACTTCCCGCGCGTGATGGTGATGGATATTTAGTAAGTATGGCGGATTGGACGCCAGAAATTGGACAAGCTATGGCGCAAGCCGATGGTGTGGAGCTTACGGATGAAAAATGGGAGCAAATCCAAAAAGCCCGTGAATATTACGATGATCATGGGGTTGTGCCACCGATTCGTAAGTTCGCTAAATATTTAGAGATGGACCAGAAAGAGTTGTTTAAACAATGGAATACGGGACCAATGAAGCCTATTACGAAGTACGGTGGTTTACCTAAACCGACGGGCTGCGTATAA